A part of Neodiprion pinetum isolate iyNeoPine1 chromosome 4, iyNeoPine1.2, whole genome shotgun sequence genomic DNA contains:
- the RpL8 gene encoding large ribosomal subunit protein uL2, whose protein sequence is MGRVIRAQRKGAGSVFRSHTKRRKGAPKLRSLDFSERHGYIKGVVKDIIHDPGRGAPLAVVHFRDPYKFKTRKELFIAPEGMYTGQFLYCGKKANLQIGNVMPVGTMPEGTIVCNLEEKTGDRGRLARASGNYATVIAHNPDTKKTRVKLPSGAKKVMPSNNRAMVGIVAGGGRIDKPILKAGRAYHKYKAKRNCWPKVRGVAMNPVEHPHGGGNHQHIGKASTVKRGTSAGRKVGLIAARRTGRIRGGKTDTKKDD, encoded by the exons ATGGGTCGTGTAATTCGTGCTCAGCGTAAGGGAGCTGGATCAGTCTTCCGCTCCCACACCAAAAGGAGAAAGGGAGCGCCAAAACTCCGCTCGCTTGACTTCTCCGAACGTCATGGATACATCAAGGGTGTCGTTAAG GACATTATCCACGACCCCGGCCGTGGTGCTCCATTGGCTGTAGTGCATTTCCGTGATCCATACAAATTTAAGACACGCAAAGAACTTTTCATCGCTCCCGAGGGCATGTACACTGGCCAGTTCCTTTACTGTGGAAAGAAGG CCAACCTCCAGATCGGCAACGTTATGCCTGTTGGAACAATGCCTGAAGGTACAATTGTCTGCAACTTGGAGGAGAAGACCGGTGACCGAGGTCGATTGGCACGTGCCTCCGGTAATTACGCCACCGTCATTGCTCACAATCCCGACACCAAGAAAACAAGAGTAAAGCTACCTTCTGGAGCTAAGAAAGTTATGCCTTCCAACAACAGAGCTATGGTCGGCATTGTTGCTGGTGGTGGTCGTATTGACAAACCAATCTTAAAGGCTGGACGTGCGTACCATAAGTACAAGGCCAAGAGGAACTGCTGGCCTAAg GTTCGTGGTGTGGCTATGAACCCAGTTGAACATCCTCACGGTGGTGGTAATCACCAGCATATTGGTAAGGCGTCTACTGTCAAGCGAGGAACCAGCGCCGGACGTAAGGTCGGTCTGATTGCTGCTCGTCGTACCGGTAGGATCAGGGGAGGAAAGACCGACACCAAGAAGGACGATTAG